The Kordia sp. SMS9 genome window below encodes:
- a CDS encoding gliding motility-associated C-terminal domain-containing protein gives MNQRTYIHILLFLSCFFSTSTIAAQEISLFQQFNGRFDYTALGNTLNVVENGPTGACVINTSSSASLTLNSNQTMVAAYLYWAGSDDGDFDIELNGIPVTAERTFSDALTGDRTFFAAFADVTTIVQTEGNGLYTVSEFDLTSVITPYCPSGTNFGGWAITVIYENPALPLNQLNVYDGLESVPEELEITLDNLNVFDNMGAKIGFIAWEGDQALSVNESLRVNGSIISNFPLNPPDNAFNGTNSFTGATDLYNMDIDFYGIQNNISIGDTQATISLTSGQDFVMINNIITVLNSQLPDARITLDQLEDACDVRDLDITYTVSNTNSTAELPQNTPIAFYADGILVATAVTQIALPIGASTQQMITLSIPVSISNTFDLLIVVDDDGTGSGTVDEINEDNNDSLLSITLPTSPVIPVLPALVFCDNAEMILFDLTIQESLFTEVPLTFTYYETLQDASNSTNIILNSTSYSSGNYPTEIFIKITNSNSFCEAIGNFELILLESPEANQTDDLVACRLNETESAPFDLTTNENTINPASNIMFTYYETANADGTFQDEINTPTAFDNTFNPQTIYVTVENEFGCIASTSFDLLVEDCEIYIPNGFSPNDDGKNDVFNILNLEAHPNHILHIYNRYGTLIFEGNRNTSRWDGFPNRGFPKNKKLPTGTYFYVLYLNDENTLASPLLLEQTYTGWVYLQNN, from the coding sequence GTGAATCAACGAACTTACATACATATTTTACTGTTTTTAAGTTGTTTTTTTAGCACAAGCACCATTGCTGCCCAAGAGATTTCATTGTTTCAACAATTTAACGGTCGTTTTGACTATACTGCACTCGGAAATACGCTCAATGTAGTTGAAAATGGTCCAACAGGAGCTTGCGTGATCAATACAAGTTCTAGCGCAAGTCTTACCCTAAATTCTAATCAAACCATGGTGGCCGCGTATTTGTATTGGGCAGGTTCTGACGATGGTGATTTTGATATTGAATTGAACGGAATTCCCGTAACAGCAGAACGCACCTTTAGCGATGCTTTGACTGGAGACCGTACTTTTTTCGCCGCTTTTGCAGATGTAACTACGATTGTTCAAACAGAAGGAAATGGTTTGTACACCGTAAGTGAATTTGATCTGACTTCCGTCATCACTCCGTATTGTCCATCTGGAACAAATTTTGGTGGCTGGGCAATTACGGTTATTTATGAAAATCCTGCGTTGCCATTAAATCAACTGAATGTGTATGATGGTTTGGAAAGTGTGCCCGAAGAACTTGAAATTACGTTAGATAACCTCAACGTTTTTGATAATATGGGCGCAAAAATAGGTTTTATTGCTTGGGAAGGCGATCAAGCATTGAGCGTGAATGAATCGTTGCGCGTAAATGGTTCTATTATTTCAAATTTTCCCTTGAATCCTCCTGATAATGCTTTCAATGGCACTAATAGTTTTACAGGTGCAACCGATTTGTACAATATGGACATCGACTTTTACGGCATTCAAAATAATATTAGCATTGGTGATACTCAAGCTACTATTTCGCTGACTTCAGGACAGGATTTTGTAATGATTAATAATATTATCACAGTATTGAACAGTCAGCTTCCAGATGCCCGAATTACGTTGGATCAACTAGAAGATGCTTGTGATGTACGTGATTTAGATATAACGTACACCGTTTCCAACACAAATAGCACAGCAGAATTACCACAAAACACACCGATAGCATTTTATGCTGATGGAATTTTAGTAGCAACAGCTGTGACTCAAATAGCACTTCCTATTGGCGCAAGTACGCAACAAATGATTACGTTGAGTATTCCTGTTTCTATTTCGAATACGTTTGACTTGTTGATTGTTGTAGATGATGACGGAACAGGCAGCGGAACTGTGGATGAAATTAATGAAGATAATAACGATAGTTTGCTAAGCATCACCTTACCGACTTCTCCTGTGATTCCTGTGTTACCAGCTTTAGTGTTTTGTGATAATGCAGAAATGATCCTGTTTGATTTGACCATTCAGGAAAGTTTGTTCACGGAAGTCCCATTAACTTTTACCTATTACGAAACGCTGCAAGATGCTTCAAACAGTACAAATATCATTTTGAATTCAACTTCATACAGTTCTGGAAATTATCCCACAGAAATTTTTATCAAAATCACCAATAGCAATTCCTTCTGTGAAGCTATTGGGAATTTTGAATTGATCCTTTTAGAAAGTCCAGAAGCAAATCAAACCGACGATTTAGTAGCCTGTAGATTAAACGAAACGGAAAGCGCACCCTTCGATCTGACCACAAATGAGAATACGATCAATCCTGCTTCAAACATCATGTTTACCTATTACGAAACGGCAAATGCAGACGGAACGTTTCAAGATGAAATTAACACACCAACTGCTTTTGACAATACTTTTAATCCGCAAACCATTTATGTAACCGTTGAAAACGAATTTGGCTGTATTGCATCCACAAGTTTCGATTTGCTCGTAGAAGATTGTGAAATTTATATTCCCAATGGATTTTCTCCAAATGATGACGGTAAAAATGATGTTTTTAACATTCTCAACCTAGAAGCGCATCCTAATCATATACTTCATATTTACAATCGGTATGGGACGCTCATTTTTGAGGGAAACCGAAATACATCTCGCTGGGACGGTTTTCCCAATAGAGGTTTTCCAAAAAATAAAAAACTTCCTACTGGAACTTACTTTTATGTACTCTATTTAAATGACGAAAATACACTCGCAAGTCCTTTATTATTAGAACAGACCTATACAGGTTGGGTATATTTGCAGAATAATTAA